The stretch of DNA GTTTTTTGTCTGGATCAGTGCTTTGCAGGGGGGTTTAGCCCGCATGCAAGATTCTCCCTTTAAGAAAGGAAGAGGAAGCAAGAGGCTGAGCGGGAAATCACGGCACCTGAATGCCTGATTCGTTCGGGTCTGTACGATGCAGGTGACAAAGGCGTTGCGATAGCAGCCTTTATTCTTCTTTTCAGCAGGACGAAAGAAGCCCCAATGTTTGGAGCTTCACTTTCATTCGTTTTTTGAAAATGGATAAACACCAGGATGAAGGAGGTGAGAGGATGGATGCCGTATCCAGCTATTTGCAGCGATTGAGAATTGGAAAGGAACAACCGAGTTTAAATTATTTGCAGCGGCTGATCCAGCACCATTTGTCGTTTATCCCCTATGAAACGTTCAGCAAATTTCATTATTACAATCAAAACCACAGGGATATCCCCAGCTTTTCAGTCTATGTTAAGAACTTGGAAGATAGGGGCTGGGGAGGCACCTGCTATTCACTAAACGTGAACTTCGCCCGCCTATTGCAGCGGCTTGGATTTACTTGCTCGTTTGTTCGCGTGCTGCCGGGGCATGCCGCTATTATGGTGATCATGGAGGGGAGAAGGTTTTATGTCGATGTCGGCTACGGTTCCCCTATTATCCGCCCCATTGAGCTAGAAAGCCGGCATCGCCACGTTCTGCATGGATTTGGGGAAGAAATCATTTTTACCAATCGAAATGAGAAAAACTTTTTACTTGAACGGCGCGCCAACGGCAAAACATTTGTGACGAAGCAAATTCATTGGCTTCCGCTCACGGAAGAAGAGCTGAAGGAGGACATTTGTGCCTCCTACCAAGATGCGGATCACAACATTACGATGCGCCGGATATCGGCTGTCCGCTTTAATGGAAATGACTGCTACTTTTTGAGGAATCATACGCTGAAGGTGATCAATTACCGCCATATTAAAGCCCGT from Bacillus xiapuensis encodes:
- a CDS encoding arylamine N-acetyltransferase; its protein translation is MDAVSSYLQRLRIGKEQPSLNYLQRLIQHHLSFIPYETFSKFHYYNQNHRDIPSFSVYVKNLEDRGWGGTCYSLNVNFARLLQRLGFTCSFVRVLPGHAAIMVIMEGRRFYVDVGYGSPIIRPIELESRHRHVLHGFGEEIIFTNRNEKNFLLERRANGKTFVTKQIHWLPLTEEELKEDICASYQDADHNITMRRISAVRFNGNDCYFLRNHTLKVINYRHIKARHFQEKEQWKKAVAESFQVDEQALEESILFLEKRGVRLFAK